The proteins below are encoded in one region of Aequorivita iocasae:
- a CDS encoding TrmH family RNA methyltransferase, protein MYKSITSFHNPLIKQIALLQEKSRERRKTQLFVIEGLREISLAIKGGYLLKTVLFCPDIISEEEVFILKETSNSEAEFIEIASDIYEKLAYRSSTEGVLAIAHSKALELADLHLATKNPLILVAEAFEKPGNIGALLRTADAAKVNAVIIANPKTDMFNPNIIRSSVGCLFTNKIAVGSTSEIISFLKENNINIYCAALQASVSYDTCDFTRSTAIVVGTEATGLSEEWLQNSTQNIIIPMQGEIDSMNVSVAGGILIFEAKRQRGF, encoded by the coding sequence ATGTACAAAAGCATCACAAGTTTTCATAACCCGCTGATAAAACAGATTGCGCTATTACAAGAAAAATCGCGCGAACGCCGCAAAACGCAACTTTTTGTAATTGAAGGGCTGCGCGAAATTTCATTAGCAATAAAAGGGGGCTATCTTTTGAAAACCGTACTTTTTTGTCCTGATATTATTTCAGAGGAAGAAGTTTTTATACTGAAAGAAACTTCAAACAGTGAAGCCGAATTCATTGAAATCGCTTCTGATATTTACGAAAAGCTCGCATACCGAAGTTCAACGGAAGGCGTTTTGGCTATAGCACATTCTAAAGCCTTAGAACTTGCCGACCTACATCTAGCAACCAAAAACCCTTTAATTTTAGTAGCCGAAGCCTTTGAAAAGCCTGGTAATATTGGCGCGCTACTTCGTACGGCAGATGCAGCAAAAGTAAATGCCGTAATCATTGCCAATCCAAAGACCGATATGTTTAACCCAAACATTATCCGCAGTAGTGTGGGGTGTTTGTTTACCAATAAAATTGCAGTGGGAAGCACTTCGGAAATCATTTCATTTTTAAAAGAAAATAATATTAATATTTACTGTGCCGCATTGCAAGCTTCCGTTTCGTACGACACTTGTGATTTTACAAGAAGCACTGCAATAGTAGTTGGCACCGAAGCCACGGGACTTTCCGAGGAATGGTTACAAAACAGCACCCAAAACATCATCATCCCCATGCAGGGCGAAATAGACAGTATGAATGTTTCCGTAGCCGGGGGAATCCTTATATTTGAGGCAAAGCGCCAGCGTGGATTTTAG
- a CDS encoding DUF6503 family protein, with protein sequence MKKIILLVIFLASLSACKNDKKNTGEDPRVAGTEFDTTGVEAQGGDPKNTQTNTEKTYPATLQTVFAAHGGLDLWKKMNNLCFEMKGKNGDETHTVSLPNRKTKIESKDWSIGYDGKGVWLLKHDLGYKGNPVFYHNLMFYFYAMPFIISDPGTNYEAVAPTELDGKLYNGLKVSYDKGVGDSPEDEYILYFEPDTNKMVWLAYTVTFKDQKKSDDWHHYIKYDKWQDVNGLLLPEKLTWWNVENGKPKGEKMDIKFDKVTATETMLDAEVFAKPAEAEYVKK encoded by the coding sequence ATGAAAAAAATAATTCTCTTGGTTATCTTTTTAGCATCACTTTCCGCTTGTAAGAACGATAAAAAAAATACGGGCGAAGATCCGCGGGTGGCAGGCACCGAGTTTGACACAACGGGAGTGGAAGCCCAAGGAGGCGATCCAAAGAATACCCAAACAAATACCGAGAAAACCTATCCCGCAACATTGCAAACCGTATTTGCCGCCCACGGTGGTCTGGATCTTTGGAAAAAGATGAACAACCTTTGTTTTGAAATGAAAGGAAAAAATGGCGATGAAACCCACACCGTATCCTTGCCAAACCGCAAAACAAAAATTGAATCCAAAGATTGGTCCATAGGTTATGACGGAAAAGGGGTGTGGTTGCTGAAACACGATTTGGGCTATAAAGGCAATCCGGTTTTTTACCACAATTTGATGTTCTATTTCTATGCAATGCCTTTTATTATTTCAGACCCAGGTACAAATTATGAAGCTGTAGCTCCAACCGAACTTGATGGCAAATTGTATAATGGTTTAAAAGTTTCCTATGACAAGGGCGTGGGCGATTCACCTGAAGATGAGTACATACTATATTTTGAGCCAGATACCAATAAAATGGTCTGGCTGGCATATACCGTAACCTTTAAAGACCAAAAGAAGAGTGATGATTGGCATCATTATATTAAATATGACAAATGGCAAGATGTAAATGGGTTGTTATTACCTGAAAAGCTTACGTGGTGGAACGTAGAAAACGGGAAACCCAAAGGGGAAAAGATGGATATAAAATTTGATAAGGTAACAGCAACTGAAACCATGCTTGACGCTGAGGTTTTTGCAAAACCTGCTGAAGCTGAATATGTAAAAAAATAG
- a CDS encoding M48 family metallopeptidase, which translates to MKPETLFFIIIAILVISFVIDQILDFLNAKHFNDPLPAELQDVFDEEEYKKSQRYKKERYKFGILTSAISLIATLLFFFFDGFAFVDSFARSVSSNEIIIALVFFGTIMIASDILSTPFSYYSTFVIEEKYGFNKTTRKTFFLDKLKGWAMGAVIGGILLGAIIWFYQSTGKDFWLYAWGIITVFTILMNLFYARLIVPLFNKQTPLEEGSLRSQIETYASKVGFTLDKIFIIDGSKRSTKANAYFSGFGSEKRVTLYDTLIKDLNEEEIVAVLAHEVGHYKRNHIIINLFAAVVTTGFTLWLLSLFIGNPLLSEALNISQPSFHIGLIAFGVLYSPISGITSLLMNYLSRKFEYQADNFAKHTYAALPLISGLKKLSKNNLSNLTPHPLYVFAHYSHPTLLQRFRNLKK; encoded by the coding sequence TTGAAACCGGAAACTCTTTTCTTTATAATTATAGCAATCTTGGTCATCAGCTTTGTGATTGACCAAATATTAGATTTCCTCAATGCAAAACACTTTAACGACCCACTTCCCGCAGAATTACAGGATGTTTTTGATGAGGAAGAATACAAGAAATCGCAACGCTACAAAAAGGAACGTTACAAATTCGGAATACTTACTTCAGCAATTTCGCTCATCGCTACCCTCCTATTCTTCTTTTTTGATGGCTTTGCCTTTGTAGATAGTTTTGCGCGTTCCGTATCAAGCAATGAAATTATAATCGCCTTAGTTTTCTTCGGAACCATAATGATTGCAAGCGACATCCTGAGCACGCCCTTCAGCTATTACAGCACTTTTGTTATTGAAGAGAAATACGGTTTTAATAAAACCACACGTAAAACTTTTTTCCTTGACAAACTAAAAGGATGGGCAATGGGAGCCGTAATTGGCGGAATTCTTTTGGGTGCCATTATTTGGTTTTACCAAAGCACGGGCAAAGACTTTTGGCTCTACGCGTGGGGAATAATCACGGTTTTCACCATATTAATGAACCTGTTTTACGCGAGATTGATTGTTCCGCTTTTCAACAAACAAACCCCGTTGGAGGAAGGGTCGCTTCGTTCACAAATAGAAACTTATGCTTCAAAAGTAGGTTTCACACTAGATAAAATTTTTATAATCGACGGAAGCAAACGCAGTACAAAGGCCAATGCGTATTTCTCTGGTTTTGGCAGTGAAAAGCGCGTCACGTTGTATGATACGCTAATAAAAGATTTAAACGAAGAAGAAATAGTGGCCGTCCTTGCTCACGAGGTAGGCCATTACAAACGGAACCATATTATCATCAACCTTTTCGCAGCTGTCGTTACCACAGGTTTTACGCTTTGGCTGTTATCGCTTTTTATAGGAAATCCGCTGCTTTCTGAAGCATTAAATATTTCGCAACCCTCATTCCATATTGGATTGATAGCCTTCGGCGTACTTTATAGCCCAATTTCGGGCATCACAAGTTTGTTGATGAATTACTTAAGTAGAAAATTTGAATACCAAGCAGATAATTTTGCCAAACATACTTACGCTGCACTTCCCTTAATTTCAGGCCTTAAAAAACTCTCGAAAAACAACCTTAGCAACCTCACCCCACATCCGTTGTATGTGTTTGCACATTACTCACACCCTACACTTTTACAGCGCTTTCGGAATTTGAAGAAATGA
- a CDS encoding T9SS type A sorting domain-containing protein, translating to MKNLLLIIVFVFINNLLFAQLTHSDRNILEDLRPEDVVAFSDFNNDGFNDVVKITSDNDLDCFFGNKKLVWANNDGKGAFETDHLIKEYVNTSEYVNSKIFQINTADYDNDGDVDITVSIEYDTPDPNAPSFILQRYVIEFFRNNGDGTFQMSTEIFRSNTIVNGTVAIDMLSFDFENDGDIDIAFMYLGRIYQLKHIYNGNFSAPTFSVISSQVNYSDLKAVDINSDGFKDFFAVSNRNISTGEVKILVIPNDNGIIDYSANSYKFTSVSQSVLYSVIDVDGDDRPDIITYGANPDPQIGYEYYHNNGSLGMTDHFDAKQPLPIANLPIQSSVKFKTGDFDGDGDDDIIHIGSESSLIENDNGSLVAHLLSFNPFLGNEIMECIDINTDGKIDILSKHSTWHSNNILWSTLDDNGEIILGDIIVAWGRDAMVIDEYYFLIKDVDSDGDNDMVLRSGSFYLLYQNMGNGAFLNPKLFSKKTFVYNQNFQVADFDGNGIMDLIKPISSSQTAIYYRFTDGSETVQILDKPSNYITVQDYEGDGDIDILSLGLINDGAGNFTDEGYFGNFSSQGFVYEDLNNDGILDYFTLNNNELKVYSSIDIYNYINQTIISGPNVYYVKFLDYDMNGLKDILFTTRLQYPSRNVLMISYNLGTNSFSPAQEIFVLNSNFNLPKTYFKDIDYNGYIDVVLQTYNSAVTYFLQDSDGTFGNEETLIDDELFCYIERDYVLDMIFADMDGDGVDDYIINGTLDISWLNNNFNVDIITLDYDQDGITNLEEDLNGNSNLADDDTDGDGIPNYYDSDDDGDTVQTIDETTGIGAGVAPSYVYIDTDGDTIENYLDNDDDGDGTLTIDEDYNNNGNPIDDDTNTNGIPDFLDEEVFLSMNSFAFDDLNIYPNPTSETITVQSSQMVSETTISLYDIQGKVLLTEKIIPQNGMLTMNVSSLENGVYFVKISSEGNSVVKKLLKN from the coding sequence ATGAAAAATTTATTACTTATTATAGTATTTGTCTTTATAAACAATTTACTGTTTGCTCAATTAACTCATTCCGATCGTAATATTTTGGAAGATTTGCGACCAGAGGATGTAGTAGCATTCTCGGATTTTAATAATGACGGGTTTAATGATGTAGTCAAAATTACTTCAGATAATGATTTAGACTGTTTTTTTGGCAATAAAAAGTTAGTATGGGCAAATAATGATGGTAAAGGTGCTTTTGAAACCGATCATTTAATTAAGGAATATGTAAACACTAGCGAATATGTAAATTCAAAAATATTCCAAATTAATACAGCTGATTATGACAATGATGGAGATGTAGATATTACTGTTTCAATTGAATACGACACTCCAGATCCTAATGCTCCCTCATTTATCTTGCAACGATATGTTATTGAGTTCTTTCGTAACAATGGGGATGGAACGTTTCAAATGAGTACTGAAATTTTCCGTTCGAATACCATTGTAAATGGAACTGTTGCAATTGATATGTTGTCGTTCGATTTTGAAAATGATGGGGATATAGATATAGCCTTTATGTATTTGGGAAGGATATATCAATTAAAACATATTTATAATGGTAATTTTTCTGCGCCGACATTTAGTGTCATAAGTTCTCAAGTGAATTATAGTGATTTAAAAGCAGTTGATATAAATAGTGATGGTTTTAAAGATTTTTTTGCGGTCTCCAATCGCAATATTAGCACCGGAGAAGTTAAAATTCTCGTGATTCCCAATGATAATGGTATTATAGATTATTCTGCAAACTCATATAAATTTACTTCAGTTTCACAAAGCGTACTATATTCGGTAATAGATGTTGATGGGGATGATAGGCCTGATATAATTACCTATGGCGCTAATCCCGATCCCCAAATAGGTTATGAATACTATCACAATAATGGTTCTTTAGGAATGACAGATCACTTTGATGCCAAGCAGCCTTTGCCTATTGCCAATCTTCCAATCCAAAGTTCTGTTAAATTTAAAACCGGCGACTTTGATGGCGATGGTGATGATGACATAATTCATATAGGCAGCGAGAGCAGTCTGATTGAAAATGATAATGGAAGTTTGGTTGCACATCTCCTGTCTTTTAATCCATTTCTGGGAAATGAAATTATGGAATGCATTGATATAAACACAGATGGTAAAATCGATATCTTAAGTAAACATTCAACTTGGCATTCAAACAATATATTATGGAGTACATTGGATGATAATGGAGAAATTATCCTAGGTGATATAATTGTAGCTTGGGGAAGGGATGCAATGGTTATTGATGAGTATTATTTTTTAATTAAAGATGTTGATAGTGACGGCGATAATGATATGGTGTTGCGAAGCGGTTCTTTCTACTTACTGTACCAAAACATGGGAAATGGTGCTTTTTTGAACCCAAAGTTATTTTCAAAGAAAACATTTGTATATAATCAAAATTTTCAAGTGGCAGATTTTGATGGAAATGGAATTATGGATCTCATAAAACCGATTAGTTCCTCCCAAACAGCAATTTATTACCGATTTACGGATGGCAGTGAAACAGTTCAAATTCTGGATAAACCGTCAAATTATATCACCGTGCAGGATTATGAAGGAGATGGAGATATCGATATTCTTTCATTGGGTCTTATAAATGATGGTGCGGGAAATTTTACAGATGAAGGTTATTTTGGTAATTTTAGTTCACAGGGCTTTGTTTATGAAGATTTAAATAATGATGGTATTTTGGATTATTTTACCCTCAACAATAATGAACTAAAAGTGTACTCAAGTATTGACATATATAACTATATCAATCAAACCATTATTTCAGGACCAAATGTATATTACGTGAAATTTTTAGATTATGATATGAATGGGCTTAAAGATATACTCTTCACTACACGCTTACAATATCCATCCCGAAATGTTTTAATGATAAGTTATAACCTTGGCACTAATTCTTTCTCTCCAGCCCAAGAAATCTTTGTGTTAAACTCTAACTTCAATTTACCTAAAACCTATTTTAAGGATATTGACTATAATGGCTATATCGATGTGGTACTTCAAACCTACAATAGCGCTGTTACCTATTTTTTACAAGACTCAGATGGGACATTTGGAAATGAAGAAACATTAATTGACGACGAGCTATTTTGTTATATAGAACGCGATTATGTACTCGATATGATTTTTGCTGATATGGATGGCGATGGTGTTGACGATTATATAATTAACGGTACTTTGGATATTTCATGGTTGAATAATAATTTTAATGTGGACATAATAACTCTGGATTATGATCAAGATGGAATTACTAATCTTGAAGAAGATTTGAACGGCAATAGTAATCTGGCAGACGATGATACTGACGGAGATGGAATTCCTAATTACTACGATTCTGATGACGATGGCGACACCGTGCAAACAATTGATGAAACAACCGGAATAGGTGCTGGCGTTGCACCTAGCTATGTTTATATAGACACCGATGGCGACACCATTGAAAATTATCTGGACAATGACGATGATGGTGATGGAACATTGACAATTGATGAAGATTACAACAACAACGGAAACCCAATTGACGATGATACAAACACAAATGGCATTCCTGATTTTCTAGATGAAGAGGTTTTTCTTTCGATGAATTCTTTTGCCTTTGATGATTTAAATATTTATCCAAACCCAACGTCTGAAACGATTACAGTCCAATCATCACAAATGGTTTCGGAAACAACAATTTCATTGTATGACATTCAAGGTAAAGTATTGCTAACGGAAAAAATAATTCCGCAGAACGGAATGTTGACGATGAATGTTTCTTCGTTAGAAAACGGTGTTTATTTCGTTAAGATTTCTTCCGAAGGAAATTCAGTTGTAAAAAAGCTTTTGAAGAATTAA
- a CDS encoding T9SS type A sorting domain-containing protein, translated as MKNLLLPLVFGLFSFSFFAQQIQQFRQLNGRYDYIAVGNTLNEGENNNGGGFCTILTESSANLTLLPSQTLVSAMLYWSGSAAGDFDVKLNGIDVSAQRTFSHVNNGLPYFAAYADVTSIVEAHGNGTYTFSDMDISGTLPTYCGTNYGGWSIIVVFEDPALLLNQIAVFDGLESVSINNTTLNIILNNIDISSDLLAKIGFLAWEGDAAIANGESLFINNVLIDNPPLNPGINAFNSTNSYTNSNQLFNMDMDYYDLIGIVQPGDTSMAIQLSSQQDFIMINNIITVVNSELPDPTIVIDGATAFPQQDQIQITYTVSNVNSTAILPSGVPITFYADGVEFGTVQTNQIVPIGGTISEVATIALPIGTPSNFSLKATINADGSISETDGTNNDFEILISVSPIVVNQNPDALVVCDTDNDGFTSFQLHQADSDIALGDPSLTITYHSSATDAENNLNVLSDPYINDSPFFDEVFARVVNSDESSFAVVTLPLVINNYPEIAQPNDIFIDEGDGDGFAIFNLTLNNAVMLAGLDPSEHIVSYFSTELDLQNNILILDPSNYINFINPQTIFVKVENVETNCFTETSFEIETDEILSMNSFAFDDLNIYPNPTYKTITVQSSQMVSETTISLYDIQGKVLLTEKIIPQNGMLTMNVSSLENGVYFVKISSEENNVIKKLIKN; from the coding sequence ATGAAAAACTTACTTCTACCATTGGTCTTTGGTCTTTTTTCCTTTTCGTTTTTTGCACAACAGATTCAGCAATTCCGTCAATTAAACGGTCGGTACGATTATATTGCTGTTGGAAATACGCTCAATGAAGGTGAGAATAATAATGGTGGAGGATTTTGCACAATTCTAACCGAAAGCAGTGCAAATTTAACTTTATTGCCTAGCCAAACCTTGGTTTCCGCAATGTTATATTGGTCTGGTTCTGCAGCGGGCGATTTTGATGTAAAATTGAATGGAATTGATGTTTCTGCACAGAGAACATTTTCGCATGTGAATAACGGTTTGCCTTACTTCGCAGCTTATGCTGATGTTACATCTATTGTAGAGGCTCATGGCAATGGAACTTATACATTTTCTGATATGGATATTTCTGGCACTTTACCCACTTATTGCGGCACCAATTACGGCGGGTGGTCTATTATTGTTGTGTTTGAAGATCCCGCATTATTGTTGAATCAAATTGCTGTTTTTGACGGTTTGGAATCTGTTTCAATCAACAACACTACGCTAAATATAATTCTTAACAATATAGATATATCAAGTGATCTATTGGCAAAAATTGGCTTTTTAGCGTGGGAAGGCGATGCGGCAATAGCAAATGGTGAAAGTTTGTTTATCAATAATGTGCTAATTGATAATCCTCCACTAAATCCAGGAATAAATGCTTTTAATAGCACGAACAGTTACACAAATTCCAACCAACTGTTTAATATGGATATGGATTATTATGATTTAATTGGAATTGTTCAGCCTGGCGATACCAGTATGGCTATACAACTTAGCTCGCAACAGGATTTTATAATGATAAACAATATAATAACCGTTGTAAATTCTGAATTGCCCGACCCAACCATTGTAATAGATGGCGCCACAGCTTTTCCACAACAAGACCAGATACAGATAACCTACACGGTAAGTAACGTAAACAGCACAGCTATCTTACCTTCTGGCGTGCCCATCACTTTTTATGCAGATGGTGTTGAGTTTGGAACAGTACAAACCAATCAAATTGTACCAATAGGTGGAACAATTAGTGAAGTTGCGACCATAGCACTTCCAATTGGAACACCATCAAATTTTTCTTTAAAGGCTACTATTAATGCCGATGGATCTATTTCTGAAACAGACGGCACTAACAATGATTTTGAAATTTTAATCTCAGTATCTCCAATTGTTGTTAACCAAAACCCCGATGCCTTAGTAGTTTGCGATACCGACAATGATGGTTTTACAAGTTTTCAATTACATCAAGCAGATTCAGATATAGCATTGGGCGATCCAAGCCTAACCATTACATACCATTCGTCAGCTACAGATGCCGAAAACAACCTGAATGTGCTTTCCGATCCTTATATTAATGATAGTCCTTTTTTTGATGAGGTTTTCGCCAGAGTCGTGAATTCTGATGAAAGCAGTTTTGCAGTTGTAACACTTCCTTTGGTAATAAATAACTATCCGGAAATAGCCCAGCCCAATGATATTTTCATAGATGAAGGTGATGGCGATGGTTTTGCAATTTTTAACCTTACACTAAATAACGCCGTAATGCTTGCGGGGTTAGACCCTTCAGAACATATTGTTTCTTATTTCTCAACTGAACTGGATTTGCAGAATAATATTCTAATTCTCGATCCCTCAAACTATATAAACTTTATAAATCCGCAAACTATTTTTGTGAAAGTGGAAAATGTAGAGACAAATTGCTTTACTGAAACTTCTTTTGAAATTGAAACAGATGAAATCCTTTCGATGAATTCTTTTGCCTTTGATGATTTAAATATTTACCCCAACCCAACGTATAAAACCATTACCGTTCAATCATCGCAAATGGTTTCGGAAACAACAATTTCATTGTATGACATTCAAGGTAAAGTATTGCTAACGGAAAAAATAATTCCGCAGAACGGAATGTTGACGATGAATGTTTCTTCGTTAGAAAACGGTGTTTATTTCGTTAAGATTTCTTCGGAAGAGAATAATGTTATAAAGAAATTGATAAAAAATTAA
- a CDS encoding carboxypeptidase-like regulatory domain-containing protein: MKQTLFKLLLLAIMVLFTACLGDDVDIDNNRRILVKGKIVDKEGNPLPDIIIVTSANSDPLGQTQSDASGNFRLISLDEEFDPLDVFINIDPYFSLNVDYDYSSLAYRSSVHNDRLLYDLGTIILGDKAELNLTFNNLLGDENTLSYTIKYTPANCELPLNVANSPDNCDLAAIREGNLSPISENTTVSIESILRTTVLLEYSLNFEPVQTIEIPLTNLDTNYVFEY; encoded by the coding sequence ATGAAACAGACCCTATTCAAACTTTTGCTTTTAGCAATTATGGTTTTATTTACGGCATGCCTGGGAGATGATGTGGACATTGATAACAACCGCCGCATTTTGGTAAAAGGGAAAATTGTGGACAAAGAAGGCAATCCGTTGCCCGATATTATTATTGTAACGAGTGCTAATAGCGATCCATTGGGGCAAACCCAAAGTGATGCATCCGGAAATTTTCGACTTATTTCTTTAGATGAGGAATTTGACCCTTTGGATGTTTTCATTAATATAGATCCCTACTTTTCCTTAAATGTGGATTACGATTATTCTAGCCTTGCATATCGGTCATCGGTTCACAACGATAGACTTTTATATGATTTGGGGACAATAATTCTTGGGGATAAGGCAGAACTTAATCTCACTTTCAATAATTTGTTAGGTGATGAAAATACTCTGAGTTATACAATAAAGTATACCCCTGCCAACTGCGAGCTTCCTTTAAATGTAGCCAATTCGCCTGACAATTGTGATCTTGCCGCTATACGTGAAGGAAACCTGAGCCCAATTTCAGAAAACACAACAGTCTCCATTGAAAGTATTTTAAGAACTACAGTCCTTTTGGAATATTCCCTAAACTTTGAACCTGTGCAAACCATTGAAATTCCCTTAACCAACTTAGATACAAATTATGTATTCGAATATTAG